The following are encoded together in the Dickeya lacustris genome:
- a CDS encoding efflux RND transporter periplasmic adaptor subunit — MNKNRRLTPLAAMLMLSGSLMLTGCDNKASQQGGHPGGAPEVGIVTIKSESLNITTELPGRTSAYRIAEVRPQVSGIILKRNFTEGSDVKAGTSLYQIDPATYQAQYNNAKAALAQAQANAEIAQLTVNRYKPLVGTNYVSKQDYDQALATARQTQAAVEAAKASLDNALINLNYTRVTAPISGRVSKSTVTEGALVSSAQASALTTIQQLDPIYVDVTQSTNDFLRLKKELESGSLKQTAGKASVQLTLDNGTRYNQNGTLEFSDVTVDETTGSITLRAVFPNPDHNLLPGMFVRAQMDSGVNPDAILVPQQGVSRTPRGDAAVMVVGEGDKVEVHPVVTAQAIGDKWLITSGVKPGDRIIVTGLQKIRPGMQVKAQEVTGGNTQQQAQPQPAKS; from the coding sequence ATGAATAAAAACAGAAGGCTTACGCCTCTGGCGGCAATGCTGATGCTTTCTGGCAGCCTGATGCTCACGGGATGTGATAACAAGGCATCCCAACAAGGTGGCCACCCTGGCGGTGCGCCAGAAGTGGGTATTGTGACGATAAAATCAGAATCATTGAATATTACTACTGAGCTTCCGGGCCGTACCAGTGCCTACCGTATTGCTGAAGTTCGCCCTCAGGTTAGCGGAATCATCCTGAAACGGAATTTTACTGAAGGGAGTGACGTAAAAGCAGGGACATCGCTGTATCAGATAGATCCAGCCACCTATCAGGCACAATATAACAACGCGAAAGCAGCTCTGGCACAAGCGCAGGCAAATGCGGAAATCGCGCAATTGACCGTTAACCGCTATAAACCGCTGGTTGGCACCAATTATGTCAGCAAGCAGGATTATGACCAGGCACTGGCCACCGCACGCCAGACGCAAGCAGCCGTTGAAGCGGCAAAAGCCAGCCTGGACAACGCCCTGATAAACCTTAACTACACCCGGGTAACGGCTCCTATTAGCGGGCGCGTCAGTAAATCGACCGTCACAGAAGGTGCTCTGGTTTCCAGCGCACAAGCCAGCGCGCTGACAACGATTCAGCAACTGGACCCGATTTACGTTGATGTCACCCAATCGACCAATGACTTCCTGCGCCTGAAAAAAGAACTGGAAAGCGGTTCACTCAAACAGACAGCAGGGAAAGCCAGCGTACAACTGACGCTGGATAATGGCACGCGTTATAACCAAAACGGTACGCTGGAGTTTTCTGACGTCACCGTCGATGAGACAACGGGCTCAATCACCCTGCGCGCAGTATTCCCTAACCCAGACCATAACCTGCTGCCCGGTATGTTTGTACGAGCACAAATGGATTCTGGCGTGAATCCTGACGCCATATTAGTGCCGCAGCAAGGGGTTAGCCGTACACCGCGCGGTGATGCCGCCGTCATGGTTGTGGGTGAAGGCGATAAGGTTGAAGTTCATCCAGTTGTCACGGCTCAGGCTATTGGCGACAAATGGCTGATAACCTCCGGCGTAAAACCCGGTGATCGCATCATCGTAACAGGGCTGCAAAAAATCAGACCGGGCATGCAGGTAAAAGCGCAGGAAGTCACTGGTGGTAACACGCAGCAGCAAGCGCAGCCTCAACCCGCCAAGTCTTAA
- the tomB gene encoding Hha toxicity modulator TomB — protein sequence MDEYTPQHYDIAQLRFLCENLHDESIATLGDSSHGWVNDPTSAVNLQLNELIDHIAAFIVTYKIKYPHESGLCERVEKYLDDTYILFSNYGINDAELQKWQKSKSQLFRMFSEKSVCTVVKT from the coding sequence ATGGATGAGTACACACCCCAACATTATGATATTGCCCAACTCAGATTCTTGTGTGAAAATCTGCACGACGAGAGCATTGCTACGTTAGGTGACAGTAGCCACGGTTGGGTTAATGATCCGACCTCTGCCGTTAACCTGCAGTTAAATGAGCTGATTGATCATATTGCTGCATTTATCGTTACCTATAAAATTAAATACCCTCACGAAAGTGGACTGTGTGAGCGGGTTGAAAAGTATCTCGACGATACCTATATTCTTTTCAGTAACTACGGCATAAACGACGCCGAATTACAGAAATGGCAAAAGTCCAAGTCACAATTATTCAGAATGTTCTCAGAAAAGAGCGTCTGTACGGTAGTAAAAACTTAA
- the glnK gene encoding P-II family nitrogen regulator, which yields MKLVTVVIKPFKLEDVREALSSVGIQGLTVTEVKGFGRQKGHAELYRGAEYSVNFLPKVKIDIAIADDQLDEVIDVISKAAYTGKIGDGKIFVAELQRVIRIRTGETDEAAL from the coding sequence ATGAAACTGGTGACTGTAGTAATCAAACCATTCAAGCTGGAAGATGTGCGTGAAGCGCTCTCTTCTGTAGGCATTCAGGGGCTCACCGTCACAGAGGTGAAAGGTTTCGGACGTCAGAAAGGGCATGCGGAATTGTACCGTGGCGCGGAGTACAGCGTTAACTTCTTGCCCAAAGTGAAAATCGATATCGCTATTGCTGATGATCAGCTTGATGAAGTCATCGATGTTATCAGTAAAGCGGCTTATACCGGGAAAATTGGTGACGGCAAAATTTTTGTTGCGGAATTGCAGCGTGTTATTCGTATTCGTACCGGCGAAACTGACGAAGCCGCACTATAA
- the tesB gene encoding acyl-CoA thioesterase II, giving the protein MSQALKNLLDLLHLEKLEEGLFRGQSQDLGLRQVFGGQVVGQALSAAKQTVPAERFVHSFHSYFLLPGDSQKPIIYDVETLRDGNSFSARRVSAIQNGRSIFYMTASFQTRESGFEHQSAMPQVTPPEALPSELEIARSLSEHIPAAMRDVFTQERPIEIRPVKFHNPLRGEVEPALRQVWCRANGAMPDDERTHQYLLGYTSDCHFLLTALQPHGVGFLERGMQVATIDHAMWFHRPFRLDDWLLYCVESPSASGARGFVRGHFYTRDGVLVASSVQEGVIRRHGQ; this is encoded by the coding sequence ATGAGTCAGGCATTAAAAAACCTTCTCGATTTGTTACACCTGGAAAAACTGGAAGAAGGCTTGTTTCGCGGTCAAAGCCAAGATCTGGGTCTGCGTCAGGTATTTGGTGGACAAGTTGTTGGTCAGGCATTATCTGCTGCTAAACAAACCGTTCCCGCAGAGCGGTTTGTCCATTCCTTCCACAGTTACTTTCTTCTACCGGGTGATAGCCAAAAACCCATTATTTACGACGTTGAAACACTGCGCGATGGCAACAGTTTCAGCGCCAGACGAGTCAGCGCGATTCAGAATGGCCGCTCTATTTTTTATATGACGGCTTCCTTCCAAACTCGGGAAAGTGGCTTTGAGCACCAAAGTGCGATGCCACAGGTCACGCCACCTGAAGCATTGCCGTCGGAATTAGAAATTGCACGCAGTCTGTCAGAACATATCCCGGCAGCCATGCGCGATGTGTTTACACAAGAAAGGCCGATTGAGATTCGCCCTGTTAAATTCCATAACCCGCTGCGTGGCGAAGTCGAACCCGCGCTCAGGCAAGTCTGGTGTCGTGCAAATGGTGCTATGCCAGATGATGAACGTACCCATCAATATCTGCTGGGTTATACCTCTGATTGCCATTTTCTGCTAACAGCACTACAGCCCCATGGCGTCGGTTTTCTTGAGCGCGGTATGCAGGTCGCTACAATCGATCACGCCATGTGGTTTCATCGTCCATTTCGGCTGGATGATTGGTTGCTCTATTGCGTTGAGAGCCCTTCGGCATCTGGCGCGCGTGGATTTGTACGTGGCCATTTTTATACCCGTGACGGCGTGCTGGTGGCCTCCAGCGTTCAGGAAGGGGTGATCCGTCGCCACGGCCAGTAA
- the ykgO gene encoding type B 50S ribosomal protein L36, with the protein MQVLSSLRSAKTRHKDCIVVKRRGRIYVICKTNPRFNAVQGRKKKKR; encoded by the coding sequence ATGCAGGTATTAAGCTCTCTTCGCAGTGCCAAAACACGCCATAAAGATTGCATCGTCGTCAAACGGCGTGGACGTATCTACGTGATATGTAAAACCAATCCACGATTTAATGCTGTACAAGGCAGGAAAAAAAAGAAACGTTAA
- a CDS encoding HHA domain-containing protein, translating to MKKIDYLMRLRKCTTIDTLERVIEKNKYELSNDELEMFYSAADHRLAELTMNKLYDKVPTAVWKYVR from the coding sequence ATGAAGAAAATCGACTATTTAATGCGTTTGCGGAAATGCACAACTATCGATACCCTCGAGCGCGTTATAGAGAAAAACAAATATGAGCTCTCTAATGACGAACTCGAAATGTTTTACTCTGCTGCAGATCACCGGCTTGCAGAACTCACGATGAATAAACTGTACGACAAAGTACCAACGGCTGTATGGAAGTATGTACGTTAA
- a CDS encoding DUF2496 domain-containing protein, whose amino-acid sequence MSLEHETPAVRLAVDLIMLLEDNHIEPAVALAALDIVQRDYQRKAALCSSAATDTATPPSPDNT is encoded by the coding sequence ATGTCACTGGAACACGAGACGCCAGCGGTCAGGCTGGCGGTGGATCTGATTATGCTGCTTGAGGATAACCACATAGAACCGGCAGTGGCGCTGGCAGCGCTGGACATCGTGCAACGGGATTATCAGCGCAAGGCGGCGTTATGCTCATCAGCCGCCACGGATACCGCCACGCCGCCGTCGCCCGACAACACCTAA
- a CDS encoding SmdB family multidrug efflux ABC transporter permease/ATP-binding protein, with translation MKTPRALWPTLKRLLAYGLPWKASISVGVVLLCIAAAAEVAGPVLVSYFIDHVIAKGEFPLLLATGLAVGYVLLQLLAALLHYLQAVMFNRVAVGVVQQLRIDVMDAALRQPLAVFDTQPVGQLISRVTNDTEVVRDLYVMVVGSVLRSTALIVAMLVAMFSLDWHMAMIAMMILPAVAIVMVVYQRYSTPIVRRMRSFLADINDGFNESINGMGVIQQFRQQQRFAKKLSEASWAHYHARMQTLRLDGFLLRPLLSLFSAMVMCGLLLQFGFSTVGSVGVGVLYAFINYLGRLNEPLIELTTQQSILQQAIVAGERIFELMDGPRQQYGDDNHALNSGRIDIQQLTFSYQAGKPVLHNIELHVPDRGFVALVGHTGSGKSTLASLLMGYYPADSGEIRLDNRPLAQLSHPVLRQYVAMVQQDPVVLADSMYANITLGRDISKERVWQALEAVQLADLVQSMPQGIDSRIGEQGNNLSVGQKQLLALARVLVSPPRILILDEATANIDSGTEQSIQRALRLIRSHTTLVVIAHRLSTIVEADTILVLHHGKTVEQGTHEQLLNRAGRYAQMYQLQQASRALSSPQGNAEPALTTQAP, from the coding sequence ATGAAAACGCCTCGGGCGTTATGGCCAACGTTAAAACGTTTACTGGCCTATGGTTTGCCGTGGAAGGCGTCAATAAGCGTTGGTGTTGTGCTGTTATGTATTGCCGCCGCTGCGGAAGTCGCCGGGCCGGTTCTGGTTAGCTATTTTATCGATCATGTCATTGCCAAAGGTGAATTCCCGCTTTTATTGGCTACCGGCCTTGCGGTGGGGTATGTGCTGTTACAGTTGCTGGCGGCCCTCTTGCACTATTTACAGGCGGTGATGTTCAACCGCGTGGCGGTTGGCGTTGTGCAACAACTTCGTATTGATGTGATGGATGCCGCTTTGCGCCAACCGCTTGCTGTATTTGATACCCAGCCGGTTGGCCAGTTGATTTCCCGCGTAACAAACGATACTGAAGTGGTGCGCGATCTGTATGTCATGGTGGTGGGAAGTGTGCTGCGCAGTACGGCGTTGATTGTCGCGATGCTGGTGGCCATGTTCAGCCTGGATTGGCATATGGCGATGATTGCGATGATGATTTTGCCTGCGGTAGCCATTGTGATGGTGGTATATCAACGTTATAGCACACCGATTGTGCGGCGAATGCGCAGTTTTCTGGCCGATATTAATGATGGTTTTAATGAGTCCATCAACGGTATGGGCGTTATACAGCAATTTCGCCAGCAGCAGCGTTTCGCCAAAAAACTCAGTGAGGCCAGTTGGGCTCATTATCATGCGCGTATGCAAACATTGCGGCTTGATGGCTTCCTGTTACGTCCGTTATTGAGCCTGTTTTCTGCGATGGTGATGTGCGGTTTACTGCTGCAATTCGGCTTCAGTACGGTAGGTTCTGTGGGGGTCGGCGTGTTGTATGCCTTTATTAACTATCTTGGCCGATTAAACGAACCGCTGATTGAATTGACGACCCAACAGTCGATTTTACAACAGGCTATTGTCGCCGGAGAGCGCATTTTTGAGTTAATGGATGGCCCGCGTCAGCAATATGGTGATGATAACCATGCGCTTAACAGCGGTCGCATTGATATCCAGCAACTGACCTTTTCTTATCAAGCCGGTAAGCCGGTATTACATAACATTGAATTGCATGTGCCTGATAGAGGGTTTGTGGCATTGGTGGGGCATACCGGCAGTGGTAAAAGTACGCTAGCCAGTTTATTGATGGGATACTACCCGGCGGATAGCGGCGAGATTCGCCTGGATAACCGACCATTAGCGCAACTATCTCACCCAGTGTTGCGCCAGTATGTCGCCATGGTGCAGCAAGACCCTGTTGTGTTGGCGGATTCGATGTATGCGAATATCACTCTGGGGCGTGACATCAGTAAAGAGAGAGTGTGGCAGGCGCTGGAGGCGGTGCAATTAGCTGACCTGGTGCAATCTATGCCGCAGGGCATAGACAGCCGTATCGGTGAACAAGGTAACAACCTGTCGGTTGGTCAAAAGCAGTTATTGGCTCTTGCCCGCGTATTGGTGTCGCCGCCACGAATTTTGATACTTGATGAAGCAACCGCCAATATTGATTCAGGTACTGAACAATCTATTCAGCGCGCACTAAGGTTAATTCGTTCTCATACTACGCTTGTGGTTATCGCTCATCGGTTATCGACGATTGTTGAAGCGGACACCATTCTGGTGCTGCATCATGGCAAGACCGTGGAGCAGGGAACGCATGAGCAATTGCTTAACCGCGCCGGGCGTTACGCTCAGATGTATCAATTGCAGCAGGCGAGCCGTGCATTGTCATCTCCGCAGGGTAACGCTGAACCGGCGTTGACGACGCAGGCACCATGA
- the acrR gene encoding multidrug efflux transporter transcriptional repressor AcrR, whose translation MARKTKQQAQETKLQIMDAALRLFSEHGVSSTSLSDIATAAGVTRGAIYWHFKNKAELFDEIWARTEAKIADFEIEYQAKFPDDPLHVLRALLIYMLRLTTSDVEWRSMMEIIFHKCEFVGEMLPTFNGRRELYLDCYSKIEVSLIKCIRQGMLPQDVNPRRAAVVLRAYLSGIMENWLFLPESFDLEKEAPYLVEGVIDMLRSSPAMRMSISAENK comes from the coding sequence ATGGCACGAAAAACCAAACAACAAGCTCAGGAAACCAAACTTCAGATTATGGATGCGGCGTTGCGCCTGTTTTCCGAGCATGGTGTGTCTTCAACGTCATTGTCCGATATTGCCACGGCCGCAGGTGTGACCCGTGGTGCTATTTACTGGCACTTCAAAAACAAAGCTGAATTATTTGATGAGATATGGGCGCGTACAGAAGCCAAGATTGCTGATTTCGAGATTGAGTATCAGGCAAAATTTCCCGATGATCCACTGCATGTTTTGCGAGCGTTACTTATTTATATGCTGCGCTTGACCACATCGGATGTAGAGTGGCGCTCGATGATGGAGATTATTTTCCATAAATGTGAATTCGTTGGTGAAATGTTGCCGACCTTCAATGGGCGCCGAGAACTCTATCTTGACTGCTATTCCAAAATTGAAGTGTCGTTGATCAAGTGCATTCGTCAAGGCATGTTGCCGCAGGATGTAAACCCGCGTCGCGCGGCTGTCGTATTGCGCGCCTATTTGTCCGGTATTATGGAAAACTGGCTATTTCTGCCAGAAAGTTTTGATCTGGAAAAGGAAGCGCCTTATCTGGTTGAAGGGGTGATTGATATGCTGCGTAGCAGCCCTGCGATGCGCATGTCCATCTCTGCGGAGAATAAATAA
- a CDS encoding YbaY family lipoprotein, giving the protein MRLWQLFAGITVSVALSGCANLNSYGFLPPGFAPARTLSLSEPVSGMPAVTGTVNIRQNITLPADAVLTVTVSDASASDAPARVISQRVSRTEGVQAPFKFVLPYNLSDINPDARILLSAVVVINHRITLVTEHMVPVINNGVNNADVNLVMVSRAPSTGKPMRMLAPSPSPAKDEGTGVLLQPY; this is encoded by the coding sequence ATGAGATTATGGCAGCTGTTTGCCGGTATTACCGTATCGGTAGCGCTTTCGGGGTGTGCGAATCTGAATTCATACGGATTCTTGCCACCTGGATTTGCCCCTGCACGCACGCTTTCTCTCAGTGAGCCGGTGAGCGGGATGCCCGCAGTGACCGGAACGGTAAATATACGTCAGAATATCACGTTGCCTGCAGATGCCGTACTCACCGTAACGGTTTCTGATGCTTCAGCCTCCGATGCACCAGCTCGGGTTATCTCCCAGCGAGTTTCTCGCACCGAAGGCGTGCAAGCGCCGTTCAAATTCGTGCTCCCGTATAATTTATCGGATATTAACCCCGATGCGCGTATCCTTCTCAGTGCGGTTGTCGTCATAAACCATCGCATCACTTTAGTGACTGAACACATGGTTCCGGTCATTAATAATGGTGTGAATAACGCAGACGTGAATCTGGTGATGGTATCAAGAGCGCCGTCAACGGGAAAACCTATGCGAATGCTGGCTCCTTCGCCATCCCCCGCGAAGGATGAAGGGACGGGCGTGTTGCTGCAACCCTATTAA
- a CDS encoding MGMT family protein: protein MVSTPLTGLADTFRQRVIHIIAAIPYGCVVTYGDVARLAGSERASRQVGGILKSLPVGSQLPWHRVVNRHGEISLTGADFERQKKALLAEGITFTDAMKIDLAIFRWRY, encoded by the coding sequence ATGGTTAGCACGCCACTCACAGGACTCGCGGACACCTTCCGTCAGCGGGTTATCCATATCATTGCGGCGATACCTTATGGTTGCGTAGTGACTTATGGTGATGTTGCCCGTCTTGCAGGCTCAGAACGAGCATCACGTCAGGTTGGGGGAATTCTGAAAAGTTTACCCGTGGGCAGCCAGTTACCCTGGCATAGGGTTGTCAATCGTCATGGGGAAATATCACTTACCGGCGCTGATTTTGAACGGCAAAAAAAGGCACTGCTGGCCGAAGGCATCACGTTCACTGATGCAATGAAAATCGATTTAGCGATATTTCGCTGGCGGTATTGA
- a CDS encoding efflux RND transporter permease subunit has translation MAKFFIDRPIFAWVIAIMVMLTGTLAILKLPIAQYPTIAPPAVQITANYPGADAKTLQDTVTQVIEQNMNGLDKLLYMSSNSDSSGTVQITLTFDADANPDIAQVQVQNKLQLAMPLLPQEVQQQGVSVQKSSSSFLMVLGFISDDDNMTQQDIADFVGSSLKDPISRVRGVGDTQLFGAQYAMRVWLDPDKLNNYQLTTGDVVSAIQVQNNQIAAGQLGGTPPVPGQKLNASIIAQTRLNSPEQFGNILLKVNQDGSQVRLKNVARIELGGESYSVVARYNGRPAAGLGIKLATGANALDTAAAVKSEINKLQSTFPNGMKVVYPYDTTPFVKISIYEVVKTLLEAVVLVFVVMYLFLQNFRATLIPTIAVPVVLLGTFAILSAFGYSINTLTMFAMVLAIGLLVDDAIVVVENVERVMAEEGLSPKEATRKSMGQIQGALVGIALVLSAVFVPMAFSGGSTGAIYRQFSVTIVSAMVLSVLVALILTPALCATILKPVAHNHSERKGFFGWFNRLFEKSSHHYTDSVANILRSTGRYLVVYLIIVAGLGFMFSRLPSSFLPQEDQGVLLTMVQLPVGGTQESTQKVLDQVNDYYLKNEKDNVKSVFTVNGFGFAGRGQNMGIAFASLKDWDERHGAGNKVDAIIGRAFGAFSQIKEAIVIPFNIPAIIELGTASGFDFQLIDQNNLGHEKLMAARNQLLGMIAQHPDTLVRVRPNGMEDTPQYRIEIDQEKAESLGVSIATINSTLSTALGGSYINDFIDRGRVKKVYVQAEAKFRMLPSDIEKWYVRGTSGQMVPFSAFASARWEYGSPRLERYNGLPSIELVGEAAPGKSTGEAMALMEQLASQLPPGIGFDWTGMSYQERLAGNQAPALLIISGIVVFLCLAALYESWSIPFSVMLVVPLGVFGAVMAAGIRELENDVYFKVGLLTTIGLSAKNAILIVEFAKDLIEKEGKGLIEATLDAVRMRLRPILMTSLAFILGVVPLVISTGAGSGAQNAVGTGVMGGMITATVLAIYFVPLFFVVVSRRFSKKKDAEKSSHDKAPVSH, from the coding sequence ATGGCCAAGTTTTTCATAGATCGCCCGATTTTTGCCTGGGTCATTGCCATTATGGTAATGCTCACCGGGACGCTGGCAATACTGAAATTGCCTATTGCCCAGTACCCGACGATCGCCCCGCCTGCTGTGCAAATTACGGCAAACTATCCGGGTGCTGATGCAAAAACCCTGCAAGATACTGTGACGCAAGTTATTGAACAGAACATGAACGGCCTCGACAAATTGCTGTACATGTCCTCGAACAGTGACTCATCAGGCACAGTTCAAATCACGCTGACATTTGATGCGGATGCCAACCCAGATATCGCGCAGGTTCAGGTACAAAACAAATTGCAGCTGGCAATGCCGCTACTGCCGCAAGAAGTGCAACAGCAAGGGGTTAGCGTACAGAAATCCAGCAGTAGCTTCCTGATGGTGCTCGGTTTCATCAGCGATGATGACAACATGACACAACAGGACATCGCTGACTTCGTAGGCTCCAGCCTCAAAGATCCTATCAGCCGTGTGCGCGGTGTGGGAGATACACAGCTGTTCGGTGCGCAGTATGCGATGCGCGTCTGGTTAGACCCAGACAAACTGAACAACTACCAGTTAACGACAGGCGATGTGGTCTCTGCTATTCAGGTACAAAATAACCAGATAGCGGCTGGGCAATTAGGGGGAACACCACCCGTTCCCGGTCAAAAACTCAACGCCTCAATCATTGCGCAAACCCGCCTGAACTCACCAGAACAGTTCGGCAATATCTTGCTGAAAGTGAATCAGGATGGTTCTCAGGTTCGCCTGAAAAATGTGGCGCGTATTGAGTTGGGTGGCGAAAGTTACAGCGTCGTCGCACGCTATAACGGACGCCCGGCAGCAGGTCTTGGCATTAAGCTTGCGACCGGTGCCAACGCCCTGGATACAGCCGCTGCGGTAAAATCGGAAATCAACAAACTGCAATCCACATTTCCGAACGGCATGAAAGTGGTATACCCATATGACACCACGCCATTTGTAAAAATCTCTATTTATGAAGTGGTAAAAACACTGCTCGAAGCGGTCGTGCTGGTGTTCGTGGTGATGTATTTGTTCTTGCAGAATTTCCGCGCAACACTCATCCCAACGATTGCCGTGCCCGTTGTACTTCTTGGTACATTCGCCATTCTCTCTGCGTTCGGCTACTCGATTAACACCTTAACCATGTTTGCGATGGTGTTGGCTATCGGTCTATTGGTAGACGATGCCATCGTAGTCGTCGAGAACGTTGAGCGTGTGATGGCCGAAGAAGGGCTATCGCCAAAAGAGGCAACGCGTAAGTCAATGGGACAAATTCAGGGCGCGTTGGTTGGTATCGCCCTGGTATTGTCAGCCGTATTTGTGCCGATGGCTTTTTCCGGTGGTTCTACCGGCGCCATTTATCGCCAGTTCTCTGTCACCATCGTATCTGCAATGGTGCTGTCAGTGCTGGTTGCGTTAATTCTGACGCCCGCGCTGTGTGCTACTATCCTCAAACCGGTGGCGCATAATCATAGCGAAAGAAAAGGTTTCTTTGGCTGGTTCAACCGCTTATTTGAGAAAAGCTCACACCACTACACAGACAGCGTTGCCAATATTTTGCGCAGCACAGGACGATATCTGGTGGTGTACCTGATTATCGTTGCGGGATTAGGCTTTATGTTTAGCCGCCTGCCCAGCTCGTTCTTGCCGCAGGAAGATCAGGGCGTGTTGTTGACCATGGTGCAATTGCCCGTTGGCGGTACGCAGGAAAGCACCCAGAAAGTCCTTGATCAGGTGAACGACTATTACCTGAAAAACGAGAAAGACAATGTTAAATCAGTCTTTACCGTCAACGGGTTTGGTTTCGCCGGTCGAGGCCAGAACATGGGGATCGCTTTTGCCAGCCTGAAAGACTGGGATGAGCGCCATGGCGCAGGTAACAAAGTTGACGCCATTATTGGTCGGGCATTTGGCGCATTTTCCCAGATCAAAGAGGCAATAGTTATCCCTTTCAACATTCCAGCCATCATTGAATTGGGTACTGCCAGTGGTTTCGATTTCCAGTTGATTGACCAGAATAACCTTGGTCACGAAAAATTGATGGCGGCCCGTAATCAGTTATTGGGAATGATAGCCCAACACCCTGATACGTTGGTGCGTGTTCGTCCAAACGGGATGGAGGACACACCACAATACCGGATCGAAATCGATCAGGAAAAAGCTGAATCACTGGGTGTTTCAATCGCCACGATTAACTCTACGCTGTCCACAGCGCTTGGCGGTAGTTACATCAATGACTTCATTGACCGTGGTCGAGTGAAAAAGGTTTATGTTCAGGCCGAGGCCAAATTCCGTATGTTGCCTAGCGATATCGAGAAATGGTATGTGCGAGGAACATCCGGCCAAATGGTTCCCTTCTCTGCTTTTGCCTCTGCTCGCTGGGAATATGGCTCACCACGTCTTGAACGCTATAACGGCTTACCTTCGATAGAATTGGTCGGTGAAGCGGCTCCAGGTAAAAGTACCGGTGAAGCAATGGCATTAATGGAACAGCTTGCATCCCAATTACCGCCGGGTATTGGCTTCGACTGGACCGGAATGTCATACCAGGAACGACTGGCAGGAAATCAGGCCCCTGCATTGCTTATCATCTCCGGTATCGTGGTCTTCCTGTGTCTTGCAGCACTGTATGAGAGCTGGTCTATTCCATTCTCAGTAATGTTGGTTGTACCTCTCGGGGTATTTGGTGCGGTGATGGCAGCCGGTATTCGCGAACTCGAAAACGACGTTTACTTTAAGGTTGGCCTGCTTACCACTATCGGCCTGTCGGCGAAGAACGCCATTCTGATTGTTGAGTTTGCGAAGGATCTGATCGAAAAAGAAGGTAAAGGTCTGATTGAGGCAACACTCGATGCAGTACGCATGCGTTTACGCCCAATCCTGATGACCTCTCTAGCCTTTATTCTCGGTGTGGTGCCGCTCGTTATCAGCACAGGAGCAGGCTCTGGCGCTCAAAATGCCGTTGGTACTGGCGTAATGGGGGGGATGATCACAGCAACGGTGCTGGCCATCTACTTTGTGCCGCTGTTCTTTGTGGTCGTCAGCCGTCGTTTCAGCAAGAAAAAAGATGCTGAAAAGTCTTCTCACGATAAGGCTCCGGTAAGCCACTGA
- a CDS encoding type B 50S ribosomal protein L31 has product MKPGIHPNYRTVLFHDTSANVFYKIGSTIATDRRYEYEGQTYPYVTIDVSCASHPYYTGKQKEYAKEGSAARFQQRFGRFLKS; this is encoded by the coding sequence ATGAAACCAGGCATTCATCCCAACTATCGTACCGTGCTGTTTCACGATACTAGCGCTAATGTGTTCTATAAAATTGGCTCAACCATCGCAACAGACAGGCGCTATGAATATGAGGGGCAAACTTACCCTTATGTCACCATCGATGTCTCTTGCGCATCACACCCTTATTACACAGGGAAACAAAAAGAGTATGCCAAAGAAGGCAGCGCAGCGCGTTTCCAGCAACGCTTTGGCCGTTTTCTGAAATCCTAA